The Corythoichthys intestinalis isolate RoL2023-P3 chromosome 2, ASM3026506v1, whole genome shotgun sequence DNA segment GTGATTTTGATTAATTAAAGACCATTTCTGTATCATCTCCTGCCCTCCCCTCAACTAGTGACGAAGTAATTTAAATTCAAAGCAGAAGGAAGGATAAAAAGATGCACATGATTAGACGTCTAGCATCGTTAATAACACTGAAagctttaagtatttttttcaatgaattgtGACCGGTTGGTTCCTATGACATGGCACTGCCTTGTGGCAATTATTTGTTTCTGATTTATACATAGAGTATTATGCTATATTATAAGCGATTTTGAGATCATGGCTTAAAAATATAAACTGGTTCTCCTTCTGCTCCAAATTTCCGAATAAATCCGGTCAAATAGACAGATTTCAGTTAACTATATTATGATGATCATTTCAGACTGGATTTATTTACTGACAGTGATGCTACCAGCCCTccctgttaaaatggatttgatgtctttcGCCGTCAGTTGCGGGGTATGAGTTAAAGCTGAATGTCTGCAGTTAGAGCATATCTTTTTCGTTGTGTTTCAAATGCATTGTAATGGTGGTCAAAACCAAAAAGAATAAGTTCAGTGGCCCAACATTTATCGACCTGTAtgttcagttattttgtctttgcGCTAAAGTGATTATGTCTGTGCACGTTGTCTTTATCACCCAAATGTAGTTTCAGCTTCTCCTTCGTTGAACGAGCGAATCTTCATTTCAGACCAATGCAGATATTTCTACCCTTCTCTAGTAGCCAGTGCAGGCCATTACGCCACCTTGTTACGAGCACTATCAATGGATTTGTCAAGAATATTCCTTTTTAAAACGTATAATTCAAATCACATATGCAAGAAAGCCTTTGATTGATCTTTTTGCAGATGCAGGCATCTGGTGAAATAATGAATGCTGGTAACTGTAATGGAGGCTCACATGCATCAGGTATGTTAATGTAAGGAATGAATCATCCAGTTTATTTCTTTGTACACTTCTTAAACTTTGGCTTTACTGTCACATTTAGGCAATGGCCAAGAGTCTTCGACAGAGCCGGACTTCTATGAATCGAACAGTCAGCAATCGTTGATTCGTTGCCCCATTACAGGTTTGTTTTCAGCTTTATAGGCTTTTTTATGTTATCCATAAATGTATATGTAAAGTAAGTTTGATTTCCCCTCACAGAAAACTCCGTCAAGGAGGAACTGTGCAGTGAAGAGAAATCACCGCAACCACACAGAGGGGCTCTCGGAGAGAGTAGAAGTGGGGATAACAGAATAGATCTCAAGAAAGAGGGGAGCGCAGAGAATACCAGGCTCAGACAAGGGAATCTTTTTGGCGAGTTGGCCACTTCCAATAACGCTTCATCAGGACCCATTCGACTTCCCAGTGGAAAGCTCCAATGTGACGTGTGTGGAATCATCTGCATCGGACCCAATGTGTTGATGGTGCACAAGCGAAGCCATACAGGTGAGCAGGAATTGGCCAACAGTTGAAGTTTAGGAATGAAAAGGGCAACATGTCGGAGTTCTTTCATGCCCCCACATTGTTGTTAGGTGAGAGGCCTTTTCAGTGTAACCAGTGTGGAGCTTCCTTCACCCAAAAGGGCAACTTGTTACGCCATATCAAGTTACATTCTGGAGAGAAACCTTTCAAATGCCCCATTTGCAACTACGCTTGCCGCAGGAGGGATGCCCTGGCTGGACACCTACGCACACATGCAGGTATACAAGTTTAGAAACATTCTCTGGATATAAAATGCTCACTTTGGATGAACTTATCGGTATTCATTTGAGACCATgtttatttttgtgatcatAGTTTGCAAGTGTCACAGTGCACAGTGCTAAATCACAGGATaaattaaattagggctgtcaaaattatcgcgttaacgggcggtaattcatttttaaaaaaatatttaacgcgtgcgtggaacgacccactcatgcattgccgcaaacagactacaatggcgccgttttatgtatattgagagttaaggggcagagacaagcgagtggagaggacacaggcattcattgggactgcgctatttattggcataagctttggcatctcttccacaacaattataactattgtggcgagcaacgtggggaaggATGACAGGAGATAACCTTTTTTCTTAACTCCCTATAATGAACAcagcgcagagaagatataccatttgcagctaccactgacagtcatggttgcccaacttcccatcatgcatttgggcggaacagttacgtcactgcagtatcatttactgaaagcacaacaaaaataatattcctatccctcaaaaaaataatgttcacaaaaagaaaagcgatcaatgcaaagagaactggcattcccagtcaaaatagctatgcaaaataatactcagactttggtcaaactcaaacattcaacatattcaaacatttcgtttagctcaacaaatacactagatggcaatatttagtcacagtatacaaactatcagaggtctcgtacgttgtgaagtcaacactcaaatgaacgtaaggtacaatgaacccggaaactacggcatcagtcgaggggcaaaatgcactagaaaaacttggctagatctgtaattaattttaaactcgcccttgacaccttgtggtgtatttcaataacTATCTTCCACAATGGTGAgctattactttattttttgattgcagattttgcaaattttattaaaaggaaaacatacagaggggttttaatataaaattactttaacttctactcacatttatcttttaagaattacaagtctttctatccgtggatccctttcacagaaagaatgttaaaaatgttaaaggcatcttgtggatttattgttataataaataaatacagtgcttatgtacagtatgttgaatgtatatatccgtcttgccttatctttccattccaacaataatttaaagaaaaatatgacatattttagagatggtttgaattgcgattaattatgattaattaatttttaagctttgattaactcgattaaaaaatttaatcgtttgacagcccaaaatgtaatattttgaaatatcatgTTTAATATAGCTTATTTCTAGAATGCaatatataaagaattctgtGACTTCTTTAACTTGTTCCagttgttcatttttatttcttaaatgCAATACTGCATGTTGCTGACCTAACCGTAGGTATGGCAGATTTCATTAGAAATGTAACCATCCTCCCCCACTTTTTGGGGAAGTTCCAAGGAAATAGTTATTGTTCAGCAGAAAGTAAGTACATAAAGAAATAGGACATTTAATGTAGCAGTTTGTGAACACATAAAATCATGCCTGCAAATTGTCAACACTCACACAATTTGCccaaatactgtacatacaaattTTTCATTTGGTGAATCACGTTATTTTGCAATATTTAACTGTAATGGGCATGTTGTTTGTGAATGGGGAAATATtcaaatacaaattgaaaaggaAAAACAGTGAAATGATTTTAAAATCCCTTATTGTAGGGTAGTCATGGAAATATTTTCAACACAATGGGCCTACTGAGTACTTCATGAGCCAATTTCCACTGATTGTGGTTTCAGAACACTTTACCCTTGGTTTgggattttattttatatatttttttcaattgcagTTTCTTCGCCACTGGGGGGAAAGCCTTTCAAGTGCATCTACTGCAGTCGCAGCTACAAACAACAAAGCACATTGGAGGATCATTTTGACCGTTGCCACAGTTTCCTAAAGAATCAGGACCAGGAGGCAGCAGTCAGTAAAAAGAGAGTACAGCAGGGTAAGAcgccacacagacacaaaacGTCAGTGCATGATGGTTCATGTAAGTTCAATTAGTCATAGACATCCATGCAAAACCATTTATTATTTATGATATTTGTTTCTAGATGATCTGTCTGTAAATATGGAGATGATGGCAAAACCCTCGCTGGACATGACGAATGAGAAACCACAATTTGCAGATAGATTAGCTATCAGCATCACGAAGCGCAAGAGGTCAACACCAAAGAAGTTTCTGGGTAAGTTTTCTTTTTCTCCTTAAACATGTAATTAATGTGTGAGTTCAATGACAGATGAAGCTTTAATAGTCTcaataatcaaagaaaacaatcaAAAATGTCACAACTCTAAAAATGCACAGGTTCACCAGTACtgacaaaataataattcagaAAAATAACTTGGGAAGAAAATTCACAAATATTCAAAAcagcaataaaattacaaatgaaacaaaaataatcaataaaatacTTATTGGTTTGGTCATTATACAttgagtataaaatctaaattgcAATTATTCAAGTTCCATCAccgtcgtaaaaaaaaaaaaaaaacattaaccattttattaTGTTAACCGTGAGATGCTTTTTAAACACTGCCTTAACTTTAATGatcaaaaatgaataataaacacATATTAGGTATAGTATTAAAATTAAATCTCTTATTGATTCAGTTTGAGCTGGCATCTTTGACCACGGTGACATTCTGAATGGTGGCCTCTCACCTTGTAGGTGGGTTGACCTATTATAAAGTTCCAAATAAAAGGTAAAATAAATCGACCATAAGACCTGACTAATGTCAGTGGCATAAAAATGTGACAGTGAAGTACAAGTATCTGGAAACAAGACATGAGGTAAAATACATTAGACGATCGGGAACAACAAGGCACAGGTAAGGAAAAACATGATCGGTGGatgctaaaaacaaaacaaggaaGTGCAAAACAGCCTAACACATGGAGAGTAAAACGTGACCAGCATATGGCAGCTAGCCAGCTGGTGACAGAAGCTAACATAGAAGACTGCCTTCACACAGTAAGAAAAGCTG contains these protein-coding regions:
- the ikzf4 gene encoding zinc finger protein Eos, which codes for MQASGEIMNAGNCNGGSHASGNGQESSTEPDFYESNSQQSLIRCPITENSVKEELCSEEKSPQPHRGALGESRSGDNRIDLKKEGSAENTRLRQGNLFGELATSNNASSGPIRLPSGKLQCDVCGIICIGPNVLMVHKRSHTGERPFQCNQCGASFTQKGNLLRHIKLHSGEKPFKCPICNYACRRRDALAGHLRTHAVSSPLGGKPFKCIYCSRSYKQQSTLEDHFDRCHSFLKNQDQEAAVSKKRVQQDDLSVNMEMMAKPSLDMTNEKPQFADRLAISITKRKRSTPKKFLGDKHMNLDLLEVPCDLSSGSDREGEQPNPQPAGDSTGMSGKLLQDSRCKQGTNALHPTYLSELHTGSTNSNVPPQGALGGLSTVPLSLSAQEAGEGCEGHTSFLSHTTSPNGCPDSTDTESTAEDLSTRAAVHTRTSNNNQHLHYQTLALPHGLHASSLGQVKEMDPDWDRVCPSPPTLMKRSSASPLPPRERVQVLDREGQPLHYYHCHHCRILFLDHVMFTIHMGCHGFHHPFECNICGHRSRDRYEFSSHMSRGEHLLA